The following nucleotide sequence is from Glycine max cultivar Williams 82 chromosome 9, Glycine_max_v4.0, whole genome shotgun sequence.
GTGTACAATGGCAAAGCTGAGGTTTGATTTTATGACCTCAAGCAAACCACCCAAACTCAACTATCCCACTCCTAATGGCTCATTTCCATGATAGTTAAAGCCAAAGGAATTGTTTACCCTGCTTCATCTTTTACAATTAAATACATCAGTTTTAATAACAAGAATGTGTATCCTGTGTGTCGCTTAAGAAAAGTATTACCATTGTACCACGTACCTATTCAGCTAGCAATGTTTTTCCTATTCCAAGATAAGTAGGCCGTGTCCCCATAAGGTCTGTCCCAAAAAGGAAGCATAAAATGTAAACGAAACCAATTCAAAAAATGTATTGGAGAATCAATCTCAAAAGGGTAGATTAGGACACCGTATTACCTAGGATTTTTCACATGAAGCAACAGGAAGATGATGGAGATTAATATACAGAAGGCACCAACAAATAAATTGGCAACTCCAAGGAAGTCATTTTTTCCACCCAGCCAGCTTGATGTTGATAGAACAAGCTTCTTCTTTCCTCCAAAACTGTAAGTGTTATAGTTATTCTCTAGGTGGACTACTATGACATCATCTGCATCCAAATCCTCTTCAATTCTACCATATAACTTTCGGAAGGTAGGGAGAGCAGCAGTCCGCATCCAAACTATGAGATCTTCTTGATCACCAAGCTGAAATATGTTAATCAGAATGCATTAGGGTCAGAACACAAGAAGATATAATAGCAAAATCAGTacataaagaaaattttaatgagGAAATGAATAGCTTTTACAAGGGATGTTAATTCCCTACCCACCAAACACCTAATTTCAACTTCAGTTTGACCAACTATATGGTACTGAATAATATTTCACTTGTACGTACACTACATCCTATATTAGTGCAAGTGAGAAACTGATTTCAAGGCAAAAAGGCAGCGGAAGGATAAAGAAAAACACACATATGGTGGAACCTACTTAAACGCTACCAAATGTTCTACATAAGAAACAATTCCCTAATTCATCAAGATCAATAAAAGTGATTAGATTGATTAttttgtcataaattttaatttattccaaGATTACCCATCATCCATGGTTTAAGAGGTGGCTATTTTCCAAATTCAACCAATAAGTATACCTTGTTTTGTTGGTAGCTCAATAAATGCACCCACTTTCATCGGAAAATGAGTGTATATCATTAATAGACCTCCCAATTAATTAGGGGTACAAAAGAAATTTAGCAATAAAGTAGTCctatgtttcttataattagaaCCAAGAaaatgttgtcttgtttcttatatatatgacCGGAGGtagtattaattatatatttttattcacacATTAACCAATAATCCAAGAGTGAGGATTGAGGTTAAGGTTGTTGTCATTTGCACTACTGGTCACTGATTCTAATTGCAGAAACAACCTCTCCACTTATGGTGGTAAGGCAGTTTTTACATCTATCCATCCCTGAACCACACAATGATGAGTTCTTAGTGCATTCAACCACCCTTTAATATTACCACTTATGATGGTAAACAAGTTTCATAGTTTAAGCTTCTTGGATTCATCTTACAAGTAACATGGAGTTTGATTGTGATATATTTAAACCAGAGgatgaaatggataaattttTGGTGGGTAAAAATCATTATCATTAAGTGCCTATTGAACTGGAAGTAAAATTGTACTATAACCAGTGATACTCTGGAAGAAGTACCCACAAGAGTGAAAAGCAAGTACCACAGAGTGAAAAGCAAGAAAACTCAAGATTAGGAACAAATATGTCCAAAAGAATGTTGGAGAAGAACCTACTACGATGAAAAATCACCTAGAGAGATTTGATTACGTGAAAAGAAGGCCAATAAAAGCTTCATTAAGAAAAATGGATCAAATGGATGAAAATCCAACAAAATGagtagaaaaaataagaaaatatttggagaaactataaaaaaagatcTTACTCAAAAGagttttattgaaattttgatcTTTGATAAATCCTATGACATTGACTAACCCGAGTAACCAACTCATGTGTGAGACAAGATTTGGAGCATATTGATAATCCACTTGTACATACACATACATCCTTTGGTGGTGAACCTGATTTTAAGCCCCAAAAGTGAAAATTAGCAGCACAATGCATGACAATAGTAACCCTTTTATATTTAAACTATTGGTAATAAGCATCTTTTAGGTTTAATTGCACTTATGGTCTGCCTTGGTCCCGTTAttggcaatggggtacgaagttttttttttttagtccctctaTTATTTTAGTTATGCCATTTTGATCtatctattatatttaatagaaaTGCTGACATGGCAATCAACTGCACTGCCATGTCAGCAATCTTGTTAAATATTGGATGTCAAATAGATGAATAAAAGGCAAAGGCATTGCAGTGTAGGTTACTAAAAGATCTTAGACTATAAGTTTGgatctaactcaaccccaaaagctagctcatgggATGCGAGTTAcccctcacttatatattatatcttgCCTTATTCTCTAGCCAATGAAGGACTTAGTTTTTCCCAATACACCCCCTTACACCCAGTACTTTTGGGCTTAGTGTGTGGATAATATGGTGGGTGGCCTATTAATGGATCTGGGATAGACTCTGATACCATCTTAAAATGTGGATTTAaatctaactcaaccccaaaagctagctcatgaGGTGAGGGTTGTCccccacttatatattctatctttGCCTTATTCTCTAGCCAATGAAGGACTTGGTTTTTCCCAATAAAAGATATTTCAAATCCAAATAAGGAAATTGATCACAGGAAGAAAGGATGACAATATGAAAGACTAGATATGCAATTCAAAAGCTTCAAACTTACAGGAATACTTGGATCCAGCTTTCCACCCCCAATTAAAGTCCCATTCTGAAAATTAAATGGGTAAACATGGTTTCCAAATTTGTGATCACGATCACTCTTCCACGCAATATTCTTCCTATTGACCTTCAATTCTGATGGCCCACGACTGAATGTATATGTATCATTGAACAGACTCCACGCCATCAACCCACAAGGTACAATTGGAAGATTGTGTGAGGACTCTAAAGGTTTACAAGAACTGGTGTCATTGTATCCAAGTCCATGTAAGAGTTGCAGGTCACTTCTACTTTTGACATACCTGAACAAATTTTAAAGATTTGAATAAACAATGGAGAAATAAAATCACATAGTTGAAAGTAAATCTGGAAATATTCATGATTTTGGTGAAAAGCAATGAAGCAccaataaagaaaaacattttactCTATCGACTCTAAATTAAGACACCTGTATTGGACCTCAAAGTCATCTGGCTAAGTACATTACATTAAATTCAAAGACAAACCAACAATGTACAcagcaataattttaaaaatttagcaaTGGGTGGGAAGAcctattcaaataattaatgaataactaagaaaacagtGTACAAAACACCTTAAATTTTATGCCTTTAGCAAAGTAGGCATCTTCAACTTTTACTTCAGCCCAATCAATCCTTAAACTCCAGTTAATTTTACAAAGGTCCTTTCATTAAGTGAGAGTTAACTAACATCGAATAAGTGTTGACCATTGATTGtaactaaatttaaatcattGATTCTTACTATATTTAAACCATTGATTCATATGTCTTCTTGTAAACAAGAACATCAAAATCCAACTTTTGTTTAGAAACataaacaaaagccatattataaAGAAATACCATCCAGTTACTGGTACTATGTTCAATCAGATGCTGAACTTCAAAAGGCCCCACAACTGTATGGCTGATCTTGCTGTACAAGACATACAAGTTACTCAACCATTTCGGAACCATTTCATGTCAAtcaattttgaaagaaaaaaaaattaaggcaaGGCAGACACTTTATTAATACATTGGTAGTTTTTCACATTGACTTTTGGGGTGGATGAATAGAGGGTATTTTTTATGCTCTGGATGGATAAGTTTTAAAGGATTGTTTTAATTGTTAACAAAAAAGTAGTAAGTTGCCACTTACCTGCATAGTCGAATggatttaagtatttaaaaaatttctaggATTTCCTAAATTAGTCAATCTATTATGCTGGGGGCTACGATTTTCCTGATGCCATACAAGAAAATTGAGCAGCCAAATAGAACCACTGGATTGTTGACTTTCAAAGTGAAAAAATTGGTCTCTAAATCAACAAGCTCGGTTGGTAATGTTGCTTGGACCatgatgtttttgttttcagAACATAAAACATGTTATCTTCTgcctgtttttttattattttttttcatttaagaagttggaaaaaataaaagaaaagataatatgAATCTTTTGGGGGGAAAAATGAATCAATGCTTTAGATTAGTACATTTACAGCAAAGGTCCTACTGCAATATTAGTGGGAGTTCAAGGACTAATTGAGACAAAGTAAAAGTTGAAGGTGGCTATTCGCAGAAGgcataattatgaattttttccaataattagtagggatagaaaataaaacttgaGGGAACAAATCAAGAATTGCTTTGGAGAAATGTCAACAAGTTCAAATACAACCTAAGAAAAgtgtgttaaagagaaaatagatTTGATGAAAGCAAGAAAACCAACTTGGTTCATAACAGGGCATACATTCAGGTTTGCTCAATTGAATATACTCAGTTCCTCGATAAATTATTTCCAAAAATGAGAGGACCATTACATGATATAAAAATGGCTAGTGTATTGACCAAcacacaaacaaatatataaacggctgataaaaaaaaaacaaataaataaatggagaTAAAtgtgaaagagaaagtataaatagataaaagttGAAGTAAAGCGAATTTTGTGTCCTTGACAAATACTGCTCCGGaactaaatataagaaaaattaactaacttttacgctaattaagaaagttagttaatatcatttaattccACTAATTACATTTAAGAAATAAACTTTTTCCTAAAGTACCATTCAGTGGAACTtgatatcaagggaaaaaaGATTCATTGGAAATAGAATCTCACTTAACTGAAGGGTATTTTTTAGAGAGTATTATTAAATAGGGTGAAAGTAGTTaaaatttgcttatatttgagtcaaaaaaggttttttttttgttgcttataATTGAGTCTGGAGGGAGTAATACTTATTCTAAGGACTTCATCAttgaatttgaaaagaagaaaataaagaatacttACCGTCGGTGGTTCTGGTAATAGTTATCAAGCTGATAATATATGTaaattggtgctttcattggcTTAAGTACCTAAACAAAATTGTAAACGTAATCAAGATACAGTAGAAAGATCAACTTTATCAGTAATTCCTTTGGCCAGATATTAGCATTTTAATTCCCAgcccaaaattatttattgtgacTTATAACTAAATGAGGGAGGAAAAAGCATCCAAAGAATGTTATGAAAGTGAAGTAACAGCAGAACAACATGtaagaaaatatcatataatgCCAAAACCCATCACCATCTACTACCAGACATGATTTTCATGGTCGTTAGGGAACTAACACAGAgaacaagcaatcaacaaataacaatatatatgaCTGAGAATTGGAGTATGTATTAGACtgtaaaaaagtataaatgcaAACAGATTCCTTCTACCCAAGAGCTAAGCTCCTTCAGAGGCACTAGCACTCTGCCATTACTACCATCAGATttccacccccccccccccccccctctcacCTCACTAGGCCCCACTTATAACAGAATTTCCCTTCACACCCAATCCACCCCTTCCTCTCACTCTTCCACCTAATCACATATTCCCTGCCCACTTCTTATGTCTTTTCGTATATACCCTCCAAATTGTTGGTTTGGGCCTTGGGCTTAAGTCCACTAGAGAGGTTGTAACATTGGTCAACATCAGCAGCACATATAATATTCTCTTGTGGATTGAAATAGAAAAGGTGAATGGAAATAGATGAGAAATGCAGAATAAATAAGGAAACAGATAGAGAGACGAATGGAAATAGGTGAGAAATATCATGGAAAAATACTAGTGGGCCCACCCCATTTCCACTCTAGTTCCATTCAATGAAACAACCAACATTATTTCCACTCTCCCGACCCTATTTCCATGTTTCCGAACAGGGCATACAAGATCATGCTATGCCACTTTGGAAGGTATAAGGGTATGTTACTGAAGGGGTTTGTGAATCCTGAGGCAAATTCCAAAGATGTTTGAGGGGAAGCCAACCAATCATTCAGAAGGAAGATTAAGGAATTAAGTGCCACTGAtctattaaattgaaaattactgaaCACTGAAGCAACAATCAGTAAATGATGTAATTAATCTTAAATTGAACTATCACCTTTAACAATCGTGAACAGTTTTTGGCAATTGAGTCATCTTTAATATACGCGACCTTGTTACTTCTAAAGTCTTCAGGTACACAATCAATGTCATACCTATCCACAATTTCAACAACCTACAAATCCATAGGTCAAATAAATATTGTAGAAAGCACGGAGATTTAGAAGGGAGAATGGAAAAAGATCCAGTGTATAATATCAACAAAGTAGAAATTATTTATACACTATTTGAGGCACGAAGTGTAACAAGTCCAACAGGAATGAAAATGAAACCCATCAATAGAAATGTAGCAATGACCTGCATAGAAAATGATTGAGATTTAATGCATTCATTTCATATAATAAGGTGTCAACTGTCATGAAATATTCAAGTATGTCAAACAGTAAAAGAACTAACTGCTGCAGGTGTAAGCACAGGTTTACATGCTGGAAGGTTCTGCTGTGTAAACCGATAGAACGCTGCAAAACCACCACAATGGCACTCAATACAAGTatcattaagaaaagaaaagggaaaacaaaagaaataaaagagaatacaAAGGGACCTGTCTAAAGAAAAAACatgtaattaaatttcaatgtaATGGAGAATTCTGACTTACTTCCTAGTCAAGGCTTAAACatcacaagtttttttttctctaatagaAAGTCACATTTCAATAAGAGAAAATGTATTGaaacaagtaattttttttttgtgacaataaaaaagataagttagGTTGTAGCAtgtgaagaaaaacaataaatgtgattttttttaagtactcAAATAAATTGCTAATAGACAATGTTGAGAATTAGTAGGATTATTCTGTAATAAATGTAGATTATAGGTACATAATATCTGATTAAGAGGAAATCAAATATCCTCCATTTCTAGGTATCGAAGTTGCTCAATCCAAGGATGGTCTAGTTATCTCCCAAAGGAAGTATGTCTTCACATCCTGGAAGAGGCTGGCCTACTGAATGCTAAACCAGTGGACACTCCTATGGATCCTAGTGTCAAATTGCTACCCGATCAAGGGGAGCCCATATCGGATCAAGGGAGATATAGGAGGTTGGTTGGAAAGTTGAACTACCTCACAGTCACTGGTCCAGACATTGCATTTGCAGTAAGTGTGGTAAGCCAATTCATGAACTCTCCCTGCCAGGATCATTGGGATGCAATTATGCGGATCCTGAAATACATCAAGTGTGCTCCAGGAAAAGGCCTCACTTATGAAGATAAGGGACATACACAAGTGGTAGGTTACGTAGATGCTGACTGGGCTGGCTCACCCAGTGATAGGCGATCCACATCTGGGTAATGTGTGCTGATTGGAGGAAACTTGGTATCTTGGAAAAGTCAGAAGCAAAAAGTTGTATCAAGATCAAGTGCTGAAGCAGAATACAGGGCCATGGTATTAGTCAAGTTTGAAGAGACTACACAGATGACTCTTATATGTGACAATCAAGCAGCACTATATTTTCCCTCCAATCCAGTATTTCATGAGAGAACCAAACATATTGAAGTTGATTGTCATTTCATACAACAGAAGATTGAGTCAGGGAACATTATTACAAGTTTTATCGACTCTTGTGAGTTGTGACCAATTGGCTGATATCTTCACGAAGTCTCTTAGGGGACCAAGAATTAGCTTTACTTGTAGCAAGCTGGGCACATATGACttatatgctccagcttgagggggaaTGTTGAGAATTAGTAGGATTATTCTGTAATAAATGTAGATTATAGTCACATGATATCTGATTAAGAGGAAACCAAATATCCTccatttatttgtaattattgcAATGAGTCTGTATAACCTCTCACCCGTGTTGTATTCAGACACAGTTTACAGTCACAATATGCCTCTGTCCATTCATTTCAATAGACTACTTTTtagaagtaaataaataaatcattctgTCACATCTACAACTATATGTTTGAAACAGTGTCAGTCAAATCTGATGGAAATAATGATACTTAATGTacttagaaaatagaagattcATGCAATCACATGATAAAATGTATTTAGTGTTCATGGGAATTTGTGTATGGGAAGTTGCATTAGACTAGGAAATAGTCTCCACTAGAGATTGTTTGGATATAAAGCTAGAAGAGCTATTGAGAGTTTCTCAACTGGAAAAAGCTCTATATTTCCAGTAGAAAATCTCCCAAAAGCTCTTCTAGCTAGTattcaaacaaacaaaccctAAGTCTACTAAGAATCATATATGTGCGAGTGAGTATGTTAATGTCTTGCATAATCTGTGTACTCAATAAGAATAAGAAAGCATTTCCATTCTCTAAATGTTCTCTAGattaaagaaaaagttattcattaattatatattgccacatataaatataaaatcatcaaTCGGAAAATCCATCAATGCAGTACCAAAACATGTAGTGTCCTAAACTAACAGAAATAGTTGAAAACCTGGCAAGAAAGTAACACTCACCACCATGTCGTGTTGAACGTCCTGGAATTGCCTGTGCTCCTGTGCTAACTGTTGACGAACACCCTCCGTCAAGATCCATTACTGCAGCTTCCCAAGTTCCAGGTGTGTCACCTTACAAATTAACTACCCAATTTTCACCAGCAGTTGCATTTGCCCAATACTGCACTACGGGTCAATAGTTACTCATCAATTCTTATTCTCATTTTAGTAATATCTTACACCAGAGCTTGTCTTCAATAATTGAAAAGCAGCaaaatactataaattaatCTGTAATACTATCTGCATTACAATTTGTGATCTTGTACGGAACTAAGCATTAGGCAATAAAATGACAAGAGAATAAACTCAGCATAGCAGATATGAGAATGTTGCATTGGATGAGTCTATATATCAGACAAGATAGGATAATGAATGAATTTAAAGAGAAAGTTGGCGTAGCACCAGTTacagaaaaatcataaaaagataATGATAGAATCTCACCTTGGGTGGTTTGGGAAATAGAAGCTAAACATTAGTAGAGTGGACGAAATCATCAAATAGAGGAAATCCCTATCACTAGAGGTAGAGGGAGATCAAGAAAACCCATAGGCAAAACCATTTCAAAAATGGAGGCTAACGGTTTGTCTACGGACATGATTCATAAGAGTGCATTATGACATTGTTTGATCTATGTAACCAATCTCTCCTAGTGGAAAAAAGGTTTGCTTgttgtttttagtttcaatttgcCTAATTTAAAAGGCATGTGGTCAGGGTAGAGGACAACAGAGTATCTCCATCAACCAAAAACATAAGGGTAGTGTTTCCAGTCCCTAAcccaataaaactaaaaaatagcaCGATTACAAACCCAAATCTGCATCATTCTATtctcttcattctcttctcctaaACActcacaaaaaaacaaaaagtaaattgCAATACATATCATTTGCAAGACCAACATCAAAAGGCCAAAGAGAAGCTACATAACTGTTCAAAACTAAGTTCGCGCCTTCGGGGAAGAAAAGGCAAAGGAAAAAATAACAGACAAACTCAAATTTCTGATACTGTACAAAAAACCTAATCCAAATTCCAAAGTAATACCCACTCGCAACCACACGTCACCGTTGTATCGTTGTTATTATGCATCAAACTGAGACTCTTGTATTCTTACAATACAGCTAACAAATTCCTAAGAGATAGCATTCTAATTTCTAGTTGAACTAAATTATAATTGCAATTATAATCGACAGTAAAAACTAATCAaaacaggaaaagaaaaaaaaatcaaaaaggcATAGGATATCGCACAATTTCAGGTGTTAACAGCGCGGCAAAATTGAAATCTTAACGGCGAAGAAAATAGGCAATACCTGGAATAGTGTGTAGATCTCGGAGTGGAGCGAAACAGAAGCAAAGGAAGAAATAGGTGGTGGAaagaggaagagaggaatgaaTATTCTTGACTTGTAGAGGGAAGTGATGTGCCCGcccaagagaagaaagaaggaaaccaACCCCTGCTTGCCGATGAGGAATCTTTTCTTCCACGGTTTCGTTTTGTTGTTCTTTAACAACTTCTATCTATCGTTTAGTTTAGTTTCATTTCCCTGCTTGGGAAACTTTTGGTTACCGTTTGATGAATGGTCTTTTAATCCGAGGGTGACTAGAAGAGTTTGTTTGCGGACAGGTTAAGCGTTAATGATGAAGattaaggaaaaatatatattttttaaggtttaattacCCACTTACTCCCTATAGTTTTCAAACTTATTCATTTTAGTCTATGTAGTtaataagtgattttttttagtcttgtaGTTTACCATTTAATTCCGGATAGGTCCCTACTGTTAAAATTGTTTAACGTCAAATTATTACTGTCGGTCGTCCTTCTCCAGAACTCTCTCTCTTCTGAGAAGTCTCCGCCTTCCACCGAATACTACACTTCCACACCACCCTCACCATCGGGGCCCTCTGCAAAATCGGCGTCGCGTTGACCTCTCCAACACATGCAAAGGCGAAAATGGAGAGGAAGGTTTTAACAGCACGGTGTACGTCAGGGTTTTTCGTTTGAGACATAGCACTCAACGAAGATGAcaaatgttttgtttcttttcatcCTCGTCACCACTCCCCTCCATCTCATTTTCACCATAGATTTATTCATCCAACACTGTCAACAATGGTTGCAACCACCCCTCAACCATGTATAAACCTCGAGTCCTTATTTGATTCCAACGACAACAACAACCATGGGTTCAGAGTCATAGTTGACGTCTACAATCGCTGAATCGCAGTTCTAGCAATGGCGAAGACTACGACTCCTCTCCCTCCATCACCATTAACGTAGTCATGACCCTCAACACCAACTACCTCCGCGGCACCATGCTTCACCATAGCATATTATTGTTGCCAAGACTGCACCGACGGCTGGTGTGTTTTCGCACCGCACCTTGGCTCTTCATATCAACACCATAAAGCTTGGCTATATCGTCAACCACCACTAGGTCAGAGTCCAAATATATCACGTGTTTCACGTCTTCTGGTATGGTATTAGCCAGGTATATTTTGGCGTAATTCAGGGGCTAGTCCAAGGCCTGTCAAATGGACTTGGATATCTTGCCACGGACCCTATTGGAGTCAAACCGATCAATCTTCATCTTGAGGTAAGGGAAGGTGGACTTGATGCTAGAGAAGAGTTTAGGAGCATCGTCATGGGCGGAGAGGAAGTGGAAGGTCAGGTCCTCAGGGCACGTCGAATGTTGAAGCATGGAGAACACCGTGGTCATGGTGTCGCGAAGGTAGTTGGTGTTGAGGGTCATGGCTACATTAATGGTGGCGAAGGGAGAGGAGTCGCACTCCTCGCCATTGTGAAAGGCGGGGGCCTCCCGGAAGAGAGGGAGCTCCGGGGAAGAACGGCGGGCAACAATAATTTACGatgttaaacaattttaacgGTAGAGACCTATTGGGAATTAAAAGGTAAACAGGGACTAAAAAAGTCACTTattaactatagggactaaaatgaataagtttggaaactatagagactaaatgggtaattaaaccattttttaattatttttaatatgtattcAAAAACAAGTGTTGTCCTGATATAGGTCCAGCTGGATTAACATAATGTGTTGGATTTAGGGTTAGTAAAAGGGTGGATGAAATtggtgtgtttgtgtttgttttccaaACATTCTCATAGGCATGTTAGTCACTTGTGTTTGTAGATTCAAATACACGACACAAAGGACccaaacaaaaaagaacaaacaCAAGTAATTATCATGATCACAAGAGGATTCGAAAACAACCACAAATCCACTTATATCACTCACTCCTTTACCTTTACTAATCTTAAATccaacacaaaattttgtttaattatatggACCATACACCAAGATAATACCTAATTTAGTTCGAATACGCATGGAACAATGGTGGCCTAGAGGGCAGTCTAGGTGGACCATCGCCCAAGGGCTCATTTTTATAGGAACACcacatttttttatacagtttatataaatattataagaagaacaaatatatgattttagaattatataaaaataatttttttaatagaattcttttaagaaaacaatACGAGCAATTAATAGTGATTTTTAACTtatcaacaaaatttatttacaattttgagaaaaaaaattgatgacttAGGTATAATGTTGAACGTAAAAGAAAAGAGTATGACATTATTTCCTTCCATTGCTATTAGCATtgacataaaaataaagttcttgaataaaaaattacaatggaTTCCGACTTCAACAATGAATTAAAGTTAAAACTTTATGATGCTGAGTTATTtgataacatttaattaattttttaatgcatgtataccttataaaataaataggcTAAAATATACTTGATTTTCCTGTGATGCTTAATTCTTAATCCGTAATTTTAATCTTCTTATTTAAAATCAAGATATTTAATTCTtcagtttaaaaaaatgataagattTCAATTGACAGTCCATGATCAAATGTTTCCTCCAATTTGATATATGCGCATTTGACAAGaaattgaataatataaaaattaaatatccaaATGTGAATTCAAGCAAACACCTCTTAGCAAAACTTAGTCAATCTTGTAAATAATATCTTTATTTATCATTACAAACACATATCTAATactatcaaataataatttgccttcatttttaaattagtttttaatcttaatttttatttttcaggctttcattaaaattttataaataatttaaataaaaataatttacttattattttacacattaatttatgtaattatattgatgtataaaattacaacaaaaaattatatattaaataaaaattccaaattaaaatagaaatatgta
It contains:
- the LOC100789806 gene encoding putative ALA-interacting subunit 2, yielding MDLDGGCSSTVSTGAQAIPGRSTRHGAFYRFTQQNLPACKPVLTPAAVIATFLLMGFIFIPVGLVTLRASNSVVEIVDRYDIDCVPEDFRSNKVAYIKDDSIAKNCSRLLKVLKPMKAPIYIYYQLDNYYQNHRRYVKSRSDLQLLHGLGYNDTSSCKPLESSHNLPIVPCGLMAWSLFNDTYTFSRGPSELKVNRKNIAWKSDRDHKFGNHVYPFNFQNGTLIGGGKLDPSIPLGDQEDLIVWMRTAALPTFRKLYGRIEEDLDADDVIVVHLENNYNTYSFGGKKKLVLSTSSWLGGKNDFLGVANLFVGAFCILISIIFLLLHVKNPRPYGDTAYLSWNRKNIAS